Below is a genomic region from Lampris incognitus isolate fLamInc1 chromosome 2, fLamInc1.hap2, whole genome shotgun sequence.
gaaaagagctaTGTAAAGTTTACACCACAATTTCTACTCCAGGATGAGTATAGTCACATTGAATCAAATGATGGGATATCTGACCTTAGTACATGTTTCAAGACAAACCAATCCATCATATCCCTGTTTGTTCACAACAAAGAAGTCAGTCTCACCACCTCAACTGAGGAATTTGATAATCTAATTCAAGCTTTAGCTTCTTGATCTCTTGGCCACACCAAGGTGTAAGCTAGAACAAAGAGAGATCTTACTTTAGCAATACAACTTTACAATCATCTGCTTGAGGACACTAAATTGGTAGTTTTTAAATTATAAACAGACTCCAGACAGTAGTGTCAGGCCTGTAAATTTTATGGACTGTTTTTCAAACGAGAGAGAAGGCTGCACGATTACAGAATTAGAAGGGCCCTTGAAATTGCGTGGGTTTAGCTAAATCCTATTTCAACCCCCCACCCAAAATCCTTACCACACATTTCAAGAGGCCGAGTCTGTGAATTCTACAAAGCAATGGTCCATGTATGGGAGGTAAACCTCCAGACAGTTTGTCCTTTAATGTGGCATCTTACTCATTATTGCTCTGCCATGACCGCACAAGAAAATGTCCTCCACAGTGCATGCTATGAGCCAAAACATTTTTTAACTCTTTTTTTGAatgtttgattttgatttttgaacCCATCCcagtagctaggagcaatgggcaggaccaactccagtttgtcttttcattgcctcggtcaggggcacagacaggagtataaaccctaacatgcatgtctttttgatgatgggggaaaccggagcacccagagaaaacccaccgcagacatggggagaacatgcaaactccacacagaggatgacctgggatgacccctaaggttggagaaccccagggtttgaacccaggaccttcttgctgtgaggcgaaagcgtgaaccactgggtcactgtgccGCCCGGACGTGTCATGATAAGTAGCTATCACTGaaaatgtttagtgtttacagtCTTCAAATGTCAGTCATAGTGCAAATCCAGAGCAAACGAGATAGCTAGAATACACAGACCGAGTAGGTCATACCACACTTCTATGGCTCTCACCCTCTCTGCTGTCCTCTACCGTTCAGCACCTCAATCGTTTCCATCACGAATATCATTGTTTGACTTACAATTTCACTTGTTTCGTTTTTACCTTTacccatgtctctgtctctctctatatatatctagagagagagagagagagaatgaaaattTAAGTTTTGGCCTTTCAGACAAGACTAAATCTCATTAGTCCTCAAGTCTGGGAAGAGGTGACAGGGTAGATTTGAAGGAAATCTTTGGGAAATCATATTGATATAATGAGGACACCATGAAAAGtaaacactcactcactcactcagtagaACAATTCATATAACTTTCAGTAACTCTCTTTTTCTCATACAATTCTGTGCATTCACTGTTAGTTCTaagtaaaaattaaaataaaaaaaactaatgAAAAACAAATGATTCATTTAAACTGTTTACCCCTGGTTTTAATAAAACTGGTTTTAATAAAAGGCCTTTGAAACAGTAAAAGTATATTACTTGATGCAAAATGAAAATCTACAAGGCAAAGAATTGCTCACTTTAAGATCATTAATCAACAAAAGTCCACCCCACACATCAATATAAGAGATCTGGATAGAGATTTGCTGGCCGCCAATCAGACTATTTTTGTGTGTTAGAAAATAAAATTGAACCAATACAAGGAAGTCTCTGGAGGTCTTCCCTAGAAATCCCCTCCACTTCCATTAATTTGACCTTTGTTATCCACAagtttcctggggggggggtcgtcactGGGTAAAAAATTGTcggtaatacttccggtgtttGGCGGAAGCAGTACCACAGACCGGCGACAGATTTGGCTGAAGAAGTGTTAGCGATTGCTGTTCGTGTTTAAAAAAAGATGATAGAAGTTGCTAACCTTCATATAAAATATGGTTATGGAGCTCGGGGACAACATGTGCTGTTCGTGGTTGTACGTACAACAGACGACACTTAATGAGTGGCTTAAATGGGAGCCCTTCGATCATAAACCTGAAACTAAATCAGACTGTTCCTGTCAGCGATGGTACAATTTCCATCGCCTCCCACAAGACGACAAGGCAAACGGAAATTGGATAAAGAGCTTAAACTTAAAAAAGCTCCCTCAAACTCTTTATATTTGCTCATCTCACTTTGTTGATAAGAAGCCAATGCTGGATAACCCTTACCCAACACCTTCTCTGGGTTACGAGAGGCCACCTGAGAAGAAGAGCTGCCGGCTCATCAGGACTCACCATGTCACAACAACAGGTAAGTTAATGTGATGTCGACTAGTTTGCTAGCTTTTTTTACACCACGTTTTTTTCAGTTTTCAGAATCTGACTATCCCTGACTATTCTTAACTTAAGCATTGTTTTTAAAAATATCATTAGTATAAGAAAAACCTGTCTGCCATGGTGACAGGCAGGTGACCTGAAATTTTTACTTGCCACGGACATTTAATGTTACCCTTTATTTGGCAGGTGCTAATTTCATTCCCTGTTTTAACCAACAGAtacagaatatttattttgaaaatattaaACCTAGGCCATGTATCCTGATGTCTGTGTGCAAGTTAGAGTCTGATTAGCCAACCCTAGTCCCCCATACAACACCACTTGGTTTAGAGTGCTTATTTGCAGTAAAGAATAGTCTGACAACAGCTACAAGTAACGCAGTGTttaaaattgtttatttaaagTAGCCCTAATTTGTTATTATTTGCCTTTCCAGATCCTTCACAAATTATATCATAAACTAATCATTAATTCATGTTAATCCGAACATTGTACTTTACATTTGTGTACATTTAATTTCTGTCCATCTTTGTGTACTTTTCCATCTGCTTGAACTGATAACTACTGAAGGAATACATCtcatgttttttgtgttttgtactgACCAACGTGCCTGtaactcagtgttgtattgtattgtttgtttgttccaGGGCAGGTCTTTCTTGAAAATAGGATCCCGTTGTCTCAACGGGATTACCTATAGAAATAAAGCTTaaatgaaaaagttaaaaaaatgtTGTGACCTAAATATGCACTTTATGCATTAACTACAGGTGAGTCTGGTGAGATGGAGGTTTCTGAGGAGCCAGGTCCTATTTAAAAGACTTTTCATGATGCCCAAACACAGTGGGCAGACCCAGCAACTGAGGACTACAGCTACTCCAAAGGAGCAACCATCACATATGGCTTGACAACAACACCATCCCCCGAGAGGTCGCTGTCTGTTGCAGATGTTACACTGAAAGATGATGCAGACTGCCTGCTGTACACAGGGATTCCATTGCTAGAGATCAACACTCTTGTGTCTTGCTTACAAGGTTTTGCCCCCATATCTCATCAATGCCAGTTGTAGACCAAATCCTGTTGATACTAATGAAACTTAGacagaataaaatgtaaaatgtaaatactCAAGTAATGTATAAGTACCTCAAAACTGTACTCAAGCACAATACTTGACTAAATGTACATAGTTAGTTGTGAGATTTGATGTTTTgtgccacaacaacaacaacaacatcatatTAAGCAGTGGATTAATTGAAGTACAGTACAATTTTTGGTTCAGTagatttatttgtaaaaatatcaCAATAAAATTACATTTTTCATGTGTTTTCATGTCATTACTTTAATGATCTTCTACAGAATTGCTGTTGCATGACTACAAGAGCGTCCTGGTCCTGTAATACATGAGCAAACCGCTGTCTGTATGTCACCTGTCACTGATGATAGCACCCAAGCCTTATGATGAGATACGTGCAGGCTCTGACTCGGCTCTATGTCTGCTTTTAGGTAGACAAGGTCGTTTCCAACATCCTTGAATAACACCCGGCTGACTTTATTGCTGTGTAGATATTGGTACGCCTCAgaacttatccaaaggagttgaatcaagtgcaactggacctggTATATATCCAGGTATATATATCCAGGtatatatccagttgcacttgattcaactcttggataaccatgacctggatgaatgagaacattcacagacatgcctcAGAACTTTTTAAACTGCTCATCACCTTTGTAACTGCAGAcagtgtcagttaagtttttagttttgttttctgcattataattttggttcctacttctcacctgtatATTGTAGTACGGAGGGCGGAACTAATCTCCGCGGCTCTATTGTTACCGGCAATTTAAGAATGTAGCACCTCGATATCAAGCGCCAAAAATAATAGCACTAACAGCGACAACAAGAAAATAGCAGCACACAAGACAAAGCTAATTAAGAGGAAGACAAGTTAAGATAACAAGAAGATTTAATTGTATACTTACCTGTAAGACCTGAGGAAAGAAGATAATCTAGACGGAGACCAGACGAAGTGAAGAATTTAGCCCCTCTCAGTACTAAGCAGTTGACAAGGTAACGTTATGTGTTGCTAATTGTCTGTTGTGCTAGCTAATTTGCTAATGTGCTAACTATATGTGCAGTTATTGAGAATTGACGTACATGTAtgtattttatttatgtatttatttattttaattttaatttgctCTCAACCCAGTCTCACGGGTTGGCCTGTTCCCGAAGAATAAACCCCGTTCCTATCCAAGACTTGCTTCATTGTGATTACTGAGTGGAGCTACAACCTTACCATCACAGGCAACGGACTCAACAAAATAGCTGAAAATGCTACCATACATGCTACGAGGCCACTTCTTCACGTCATCTTCCCAACCATCTATTACAGACAACAAAGATATTCTTAATTCACCCTATTTGAGCTCCGtgaggttgtgttcccacatcattagctaatttggctggccagatcttcatgaatgaatgaaatgccgtacaaatcgctctaagaaagacggttagcgtactgttacagtggaaaacgccggttccggttcagtgacaggacgcgccggaagttgcgcccataattcacgcaaggtatcatgggggctaAGAATAAGGTGGATAGGGCAGCACCAAAGATTTCCCATGCCATTTGAATTTAATTTTAGAGTAGCTTGTTGTCTAGTGACACAaagttaaagtgtgtgtgtgtgtgtgtgtgtgtgtgtgtgtgtgtgtgtgtgtgtgtgtgtgtgtgtgtgtgtgtgtgtgtgtgtgtgtgtgtgtgtgtgtgtgtggtattcacTTTCCCTGACATGAGGACCCTAAAGTTTATTGCAGCCATAAGGAAAGGGTGGTAATTGGCTCATTCATCAAGTCTGTGCTTTGTGTCACATTTAAAGAGATGTGCTTCTTCTCTTtatttgactgtgtgtgtatatttgttcatgtgtgtgtttgatgcaGGGCTGTAATGAGAGACACATTCATTCCTCTACCTTGATTCATGGATTATAATGTTATTACATTATAGCGTGTAATAAGAGATGCAAGCTCAATGCACACTTTGATtaccattctattctattctatttactATGCAGGAGAACTAGATAGAAATTATGTTTCATTTTCAACTTTAAACAATTTCCGATAGTTAGTCAGTTCATTGTAAGCCACAATTAAATTGCCATAATCATATTGTTTGCCCATCGGGTGCTATTGATCTCTGGCAAGAAGGTCCCTTCTACAGCTTGCACTGTTTTGGCTGAGAACTCCATACAGTTTGTGAGCAAGCAGCTCTTCAGCAGGGCCAGACTGGGATCAAATATTGGGTTTGGACCTCTGATTCTCTGGTTCCTTTAACAGTTTTGAAACCTTAacttttaaaattgtgtgtgaTAACCCAATTTACTGTATAACCATTTATCGACCCCCCAATTATTCTATGTTTTCTTAATAAATTCTCTGAGGCATTAT
It encodes:
- the si:ch211-113p18.3 gene encoding uncharacterized protein si:ch211-113p18.3 → MVMELGDNMCCSWLYVQQTTLNEWLKWEPFDHKPETKSDCSCQRWYNFHRLPQDDKANGNWIKSLNLKKLPQTLYICSSHFVDKKPMLDNPYPTPSLGYERPPEKKSCRLIRTHHVTTTGESGEMEVSEEPGPI